A single region of the Deltaproteobacteria bacterium genome encodes:
- a CDS encoding ethanolamine ammonia-lyase subunit EutB gives MTPLRASGFAFRDLREVLAKANEPKSGDQLAGIAAASAQERVAAKRALAELPLVRFVEESVIAPERDELTRAFLAEQDAAAFRSLANVSVGELREKLLAGELASAEAQAKLRRALLPEHAAAVAKLCSNLDLALAAKRLPVVASARTTLGLAGRLASRIQPNHPADAADGIRAAILEGLAYGSGDAVIGVNPVEDRLETVERIARAIDGVMTPLGVPTQSCVLAHVTTQMRAFERGAPLDLVFQSVAGTQKGNRAFGIDLALLGEATALVREKGRMKSPHVWYFETGQGSELSSDAHEGVDQVTLEARCYGVARRHAPLLVNTVVGFIGPEYLFDAREIARAALEDHFMGKLLGVPMGADVCYTNHAEADQNDLESTAMLLASAGCNYFMGVPLGDDCMLHYQSTSYHDVAALRELLGLRPAPELEAWLEARGLMRDGKLTARAGDPRVLA, from the coding sequence ATGACGCCGCTGCGCGCTTCCGGCTTCGCCTTCCGCGATCTGCGCGAGGTGCTCGCCAAGGCGAACGAACCGAAGAGCGGCGATCAGCTCGCGGGCATCGCGGCGGCGAGCGCGCAGGAGCGCGTCGCCGCGAAGCGCGCGCTCGCGGAGCTGCCGCTCGTGCGCTTCGTGGAGGAGTCCGTGATCGCGCCGGAGCGCGACGAGCTCACGCGCGCGTTCCTCGCGGAGCAAGACGCCGCGGCGTTCCGCTCGCTCGCGAACGTCAGCGTGGGCGAGCTGCGCGAGAAGCTGCTCGCGGGCGAGCTCGCGAGTGCCGAGGCGCAGGCGAAGCTGCGCCGCGCGCTCCTGCCCGAGCACGCCGCCGCCGTCGCGAAGCTCTGCTCGAACCTCGATCTCGCGCTCGCGGCGAAGCGGCTCCCTGTCGTCGCGAGCGCGCGCACGACGCTCGGCCTCGCGGGTCGCCTCGCTTCGCGCATTCAGCCGAATCACCCCGCCGATGCTGCGGACGGAATCCGTGCGGCGATCCTCGAGGGCCTCGCGTACGGCTCCGGCGACGCGGTGATCGGCGTGAATCCGGTCGAGGATCGCCTCGAGACGGTGGAGCGCATCGCGCGCGCGATCGACGGCGTGATGACGCCGCTCGGCGTTCCGACGCAGAGCTGTGTGCTCGCGCACGTGACGACGCAGATGCGGGCCTTCGAGCGCGGCGCGCCGCTCGATCTCGTGTTCCAGTCGGTCGCTGGCACGCAGAAGGGGAATCGCGCGTTCGGCATCGACCTCGCGCTGCTGGGCGAAGCGACGGCGCTCGTGCGCGAGAAGGGGCGCATGAAGTCGCCGCACGTCTGGTACTTCGAGACGGGGCAGGGCTCCGAGCTCTCGAGCGACGCGCACGAGGGCGTCGATCAGGTCACGCTGGAGGCGCGTTGTTATGGCGTCGCGCGCCGCCATGCGCCGCTGCTCGTGAACACGGTCGTCGGCTTCATCGGCCCCGAGTACCTGTTCGACGCGCGCGAGATCGCGCGCGCGGCGCTCGAAGATCACTTCATGGGCAAGCTGCTCGGCGTCCCGATGGGCGCCGACGTCTGTTACACGAACCACGCCGAGGCCGATCAGAACGACCTCGAGAGCACCGCGATGCTGCTCGCGAGCGCTGGCTGCAACTACTTCATGGGCGTGCCGCTCGGCGACGACTGCATGCTCCACTACCAGAGCACGAGCTATCACGACGTCGCGGCGCTGCGTGAGCTGTTGGGCCTGCGCCCCGCGCCCGAGCTCGAGGCGTGGCTCGAAGCGCGCGGTCTCATGCGCGACGGCAAGCTCACCGCGCGCGCCGGCGATCCGCGGGTGCTCGCGTGA
- the eutC gene encoding ethanolamine ammonia-lyase subunit EutC, whose amino-acid sequence MSDELTRLLRSTPARLDLGRAGERPRTASALDFREDHARARDAVHGAWSEAFREQLAARGCLFVQSAAPDHATYLRRPDLGRALADGEAARIAAARVPGAVAQIVVSDGLSARAAEAQLAHVWPTLVRGLERLGPLARPVAVTLGRVAIADRICEASGARLAVHLIGERPGLKAAESLGCYVTLAPNAATTDADRKCISNIHARGLAPDEAGAAIVEVCEKILRAGSSGTKVEL is encoded by the coding sequence GTGAGCGACGAGCTCACGCGCCTCCTGCGCTCGACGCCCGCGCGGCTCGATCTCGGCCGCGCCGGGGAGCGCCCGCGCACCGCGAGCGCGCTCGACTTTCGCGAAGACCACGCGCGCGCGCGCGATGCCGTGCACGGCGCATGGAGCGAGGCGTTTCGCGAGCAGCTCGCAGCGCGCGGCTGCCTGTTCGTGCAATCCGCCGCGCCCGATCACGCGACGTACTTGCGCCGCCCCGATCTCGGGCGCGCGCTTGCCGATGGCGAAGCCGCGCGCATCGCCGCAGCGCGCGTGCCGGGTGCCGTCGCGCAGATCGTCGTGAGCGACGGCCTCTCTGCACGCGCCGCCGAGGCGCAGCTCGCACACGTGTGGCCCACGCTCGTGCGCGGCCTCGAGCGGCTCGGCCCGCTCGCGCGGCCCGTCGCCGTCACGCTCGGCCGCGTCGCGATCGCCGACCGCATCTGCGAAGCGAGCGGTGCGCGGCTCGCGGTGCACCTGATCGGAGAGCGCCCCGGCCTCAAGGCCGCCGAGAGTCTCGGTTGTTACGTGACGCTCGCGCCGAACGCCGCCACGACCGACGCCGATCGCAAGTGCATCAGCAACATCCACGCGCGCGGCCTCGCACCCGACGAAGCCGGCGCCGCGATCGTCGAGGTGTGCGAGAAGATTCTGCGCGCGGGGAGTAGTGGGACGAAGGTGGAGCTGTAG
- a CDS encoding type II toxin-antitoxin system HicA family toxin: protein MAPTAVLRPREVAAILERLGFVAIRQRGSHRRFRHPDGRATTVPMHQGRDISPRLLRQITLDIGVTVEAFVAMR from the coding sequence ATGGCGCCGACCGCGGTGCTGCGACCTCGCGAGGTCGCAGCGATCCTCGAGCGCCTTGGCTTCGTGGCAATCCGCCAGCGCGGATCACACCGGCGCTTCCGGCACCCCGACGGGCGCGCGACCACCGTGCCGATGCACCAAGGTCGCGACATCTCGCCACGGCTCTTGCGCCAGATCACGCTCGACATCGGAGTGACCGTCGAGGCATTCGTCGCGATGCGCTGA
- a CDS encoding type II toxin-antitoxin system HicB family antitoxin — protein sequence MRKFTAVIEKDLETGLFVGHIPGFPGAHSQGATMEELAQNLREVVELLLEDGEPVLESEFVGTHQVVVS from the coding sequence GTGAGAAAGTTCACCGCCGTCATCGAGAAGGATCTCGAAACGGGCCTCTTCGTGGGCCACATCCCGGGATTCCCCGGCGCTCACTCGCAGGGCGCCACCATGGAGGAGCTCGCGCAGAACCTGCGCGAGGTCGTCGAGCTTCTGCTGGAGGACGGCGAACCCGTTCTCGAGTCGGAGTTCGTCGGCACTCACCAAGTCGTCGTCTCGTAG
- a CDS encoding MFS transporter, with product MLFWRTRYTMLAFALGTMALAYIDRVAISLSSSAIQRDLSLTPTQMGYAFSAFTLAYALFEVPSGWLADRFGSRRMMTRIVLWWSAWTAATAAARGFFSLIGIRFLFGMGEAGVLPTLASAFRRWLPERERGSAFGLTVAAGALGSAIAQPIVGAMLGRFTWRESFVAFGLLGGVWALAWYAWMRDDPREHRDVSAAEVAEIGPPAQEPHTGVPWGRFARSRNLIVICAMYFCAIYGWYFFMTWLPQYLEKARGFSLAQTSWLAALPWLAIAAGCFFGGLVSDALVRRRGLRFGLRAPGIVGLPIAALMILGAIETPSARVATAFLTAAAGFAALGIASAWSTCLAIGGRHGGVVSGAMNMFGNLGGATSPVVFGYCLEHFGSWNIPLASVAALYFVSGLMWWAVAPEVPLER from the coding sequence ATGCTCTTCTGGCGCACCCGCTACACGATGCTCGCCTTCGCGCTCGGCACGATGGCGCTCGCCTACATCGACCGCGTCGCGATCTCGCTGTCGAGCTCGGCGATCCAGCGCGATCTCTCGCTGACTCCCACGCAGATGGGCTACGCGTTCAGCGCGTTCACGCTCGCCTACGCGCTGTTCGAGGTGCCGAGCGGCTGGCTCGCGGATCGCTTCGGCTCGCGCCGCATGATGACGCGCATCGTGCTGTGGTGGTCCGCGTGGACCGCAGCCACCGCAGCGGCGCGAGGGTTCTTCTCGCTGATCGGCATCCGCTTCTTGTTCGGGATGGGCGAGGCTGGCGTGTTGCCGACCCTCGCGAGCGCGTTCCGGCGCTGGCTGCCCGAGCGCGAGCGCGGGAGCGCGTTCGGGCTCACGGTCGCGGCGGGCGCGCTCGGCAGCGCGATCGCGCAGCCGATCGTGGGCGCGATGCTCGGGCGCTTCACCTGGCGCGAGTCCTTCGTCGCGTTCGGCTTGTTAGGCGGCGTGTGGGCGCTCGCGTGGTACGCGTGGATGCGCGACGACCCGCGCGAGCACCGCGACGTCAGCGCAGCCGAGGTCGCGGAGATCGGACCGCCCGCGCAGGAGCCGCACACGGGCGTGCCGTGGGGGCGCTTCGCGCGCAGCCGCAACCTGATCGTGATCTGCGCGATGTACTTCTGCGCGATCTACGGCTGGTACTTCTTCATGACGTGGCTGCCGCAGTACCTCGAGAAGGCGCGCGGCTTCAGCCTCGCGCAGACGAGCTGGCTCGCGGCGCTGCCGTGGCTCGCGATCGCCGCAGGCTGCTTCTTCGGCGGCCTCGTCTCCGACGCGCTCGTGCGCCGCCGCGGGCTCCGCTTCGGCCTGCGCGCGCCGGGGATCGTCGGCTTGCCCATCGCCGCGCTGATGATTCTCGGCGCGATCGAGACCCCGAGCGCACGCGTTGCGACCGCGTTCCTGACGGCCGCCGCGGGCTTCGCCGCGCTCGGCATCGCGTCCGCATGGTCGACCTGCCTCGCGATCGGCGGCCGCCACGGCGGCGTCGTCAGCGGCGCGATGAACATGTTCGGCAACCTCGGCGGCGCCACGAGCCCGGTCGTGTTCGGCTACTGCCTCGAGCACTTCGGCAGCTGGAACATCCCACTCGCGAGCGTCGCCGCGCTCTACTTCGTGTCGGGGCTGATGTGGTGGGCGGTGGCTCCGGAGGTGCCGCTGGAGAGGTGA
- a CDS encoding amphi-Trp domain-containing protein, translating into MAAKRKRDIEKNYPPKQFAAKLRRLADAIESGGRFRIQVAGERVAIPANAVINIEHERGDEQEEIEFQLVWERG; encoded by the coding sequence ATGGCAGCGAAGCGAAAGCGCGACATCGAGAAGAACTATCCGCCGAAGCAGTTCGCCGCGAAGCTGCGGCGCCTCGCCGACGCGATCGAGAGCGGCGGGCGCTTCCGCATCCAGGTCGCCGGCGAGCGCGTCGCGATCCCAGCGAACGCCGTGATCAACATCGAGCACGAGCGCGGCGACGAGCAGGAGGAGATCGAGTTTCAGCTCGTGTGGGAGCGCGGGTGA
- a CDS encoding SAM-dependent methyltransferase gives MKLELTPIAFVRDARSDVEDDYWGGAVSRLVLTDAVEESALDGIEQFSHVEVLFVFDRVPDAKIVRGARHPRNNTAWPVTGILAQRAKNRVNRLGSTICRVARREGRTLFVRELDAVEGTPVVDIKPVMREFLPREEVRQPAWASELMSDHWKAAK, from the coding sequence GTGAAGCTCGAGCTCACGCCGATCGCGTTCGTACGTGATGCGCGCAGTGACGTCGAGGATGACTACTGGGGCGGCGCGGTGTCGCGCCTCGTGCTCACGGACGCCGTGGAGGAGAGCGCGCTCGACGGCATCGAGCAGTTCTCCCATGTCGAAGTGCTGTTCGTGTTCGATCGCGTTCCGGACGCGAAGATCGTGCGCGGCGCGCGGCATCCGCGGAACAACACGGCCTGGCCGGTGACGGGCATCCTCGCGCAGCGCGCGAAGAACCGCGTGAACCGACTCGGCTCGACGATCTGCCGCGTCGCGCGCCGCGAAGGCCGCACGTTGTTCGTGCGCGAGCTCGACGCGGTCGAGGGCACGCCGGTGGTGGACATCAAGCCGGTGATGCGCGAGTTCTTGCCGCGCGAGGAAGTCCGCCAGCCCGCGTGGGCGAGCGAGCTGATGAGTGATCACTGGAAAGCAGCGAAGTAG
- a CDS encoding DUF4336 domain-containing protein encodes MASERSLLERIVALSSPTWLPGEPAPHELAPGLWSVDRMLGIGMGPRLGTRALLVDLPGGGVLAWAPVPLGAELRAFVEARGGARFLVAPNSFHYLGLAEWQRAFPSAEVWLAPGLRARVRDAVPAGRELVDEDATPFASTFAHRVLAGGRGTAEVAFFHAASRTLALVDSSFNVRHVERWIDRVVWGGYGALGRFGPTKTAHWFLLYNRAAVQAWIERVCAWDFARIVVAHGEPLEAGPRDLRAAFAKYFA; translated from the coding sequence GTGGCGAGTGAGCGGAGCCTTCTCGAACGCATCGTCGCGCTCAGCTCGCCGACGTGGCTGCCCGGCGAGCCCGCGCCGCACGAGCTCGCGCCGGGGCTGTGGTCCGTGGATCGCATGCTCGGCATCGGCATGGGTCCGCGGCTCGGGACGCGCGCGCTGCTCGTCGACCTGCCGGGTGGCGGCGTGCTCGCGTGGGCGCCCGTTCCGCTCGGCGCCGAATTGCGCGCCTTCGTCGAGGCGCGCGGCGGTGCGCGCTTTCTCGTCGCGCCGAACTCGTTCCACTACCTCGGCCTCGCCGAGTGGCAGCGCGCGTTCCCGAGCGCCGAGGTGTGGCTCGCACCGGGCCTGCGCGCGCGCGTCAGGGACGCAGTGCCTGCGGGCCGCGAGCTCGTGGACGAGGACGCGACGCCGTTCGCGAGCACCTTCGCGCATCGCGTCCTCGCCGGCGGCCGCGGCACCGCCGAGGTCGCGTTCTTCCACGCCGCCTCGCGCACGCTCGCGCTCGTCGACAGCTCGTTCAACGTGCGCCACGTCGAGCGCTGGATCGACCGCGTGGTGTGGGGCGGCTACGGCGCGCTCGGGCGCTTCGGCCCGACGAAGACCGCACACTGGTTCCTGCTCTACAACCGCGCCGCCGTGCAGGCGTGGATCGAACGCGTGTGCGCGTGGGATTTCGCGCGCATCGTCGTCGCGCACGGCGAGCCGCTCGAAGCAGGGCCGCGCGACCTGCGCGCGGCGTTTGCGAAGTACTTCGCGTAG
- a CDS encoding glycerol-3-phosphate 1-O-acyltransferase has translation MSDPRQGSLPLKSADAPQADASALAENAPHEPSWPAAFGRVVFLLDAASAREERLLRDWIARAKPERAQADALAIPASRRARGELGLDLEAALAAGDDALFAPLRVVWLAPTRKGVRAARWSDLLWFGDPRDPDALRERLVLRFAKQRVRIVAGEPARANELRERWRRNTTAEAGATLGFAEFVVRQAHLALERAERRLRGARYKIPRFVREEILARPAFRGEIALLASRLGRSADDVLKEAEADLREIAAAHQPTVIDLVVQLWRWMITRGYGGVLQYDPRELDRIRALSQHHSVVFLPTHKSNLDHGSLQVLLHENGMPQNHTAGGINMNFFPLGPLVRRAGVFFIRRTFKDDEVYKAVLRHYVDYLVEKRFPLEWYIEGGRSRSGKLLPPRFGMLAYVVDAYRRGRCEDVHLVPVSICYDQISDVSDYAAEQRGAAKERESFAWFVRIVRRLNKRYGRIHVRFGEDVSLAKTLGAPNPNAAPDPNEQSLALQKLAFEVCVRINRATPITPISLVCLSLLGRGDRALTAEELRESLRNLVDYVHARALPVSEEIALDAAGLLPVLEHLVQNGLLHRYDEGPEVVYGIAPEQHLAAAYYRNTVIHYFVTGAIAELALLRAAEPGVGDRRAEFWNAALALRDLLKFEFFFPDREHFVAELRAELGMHALQWERALEEGADAITGVLPRLRPFHAHRILRPFLEAYRVVADALERAPGAKIEESAFLRSCLALGKQYALQGRVARQESVSIALFATALKLARHRGLVDGTDEALHEQRRAFAAELREDIRRVDAIEALVRARVAGILE, from the coding sequence ATGAGCGATCCGCGGCAAGGCTCGCTTCCGCTGAAGAGCGCGGATGCGCCGCAGGCGGATGCCTCCGCGCTCGCGGAGAACGCGCCCCACGAGCCGAGCTGGCCCGCGGCGTTCGGGCGCGTGGTGTTTCTGCTCGACGCCGCGAGTGCGCGCGAGGAGCGGCTGCTGCGCGACTGGATCGCGCGCGCGAAGCCCGAGCGCGCGCAGGCCGATGCGCTCGCGATTCCGGCTTCGCGGCGCGCGCGCGGCGAGCTCGGGCTCGACCTCGAAGCCGCGCTCGCCGCGGGCGACGACGCGCTGTTCGCGCCGCTGCGCGTCGTTTGGCTCGCGCCCACGCGCAAGGGCGTGCGCGCGGCGCGCTGGTCGGACCTGCTCTGGTTCGGCGACCCGCGCGACCCGGATGCGCTGCGCGAGCGCTTGGTCCTGCGCTTCGCGAAGCAGCGCGTACGCATCGTAGCGGGCGAGCCCGCGCGCGCGAACGAGCTTCGCGAGCGCTGGCGGCGCAACACCACCGCGGAGGCCGGCGCGACGCTCGGCTTCGCGGAATTCGTGGTGCGCCAAGCGCATCTCGCGCTCGAGCGCGCCGAGCGCCGCCTGCGCGGCGCGCGCTACAAGATCCCGCGCTTCGTGCGCGAAGAGATCCTCGCGCGCCCGGCGTTCCGCGGCGAGATCGCGCTGCTCGCGTCGCGCCTCGGACGCAGCGCGGACGACGTGCTGAAGGAAGCCGAGGCCGACCTGCGCGAGATCGCCGCCGCGCATCAGCCCACCGTGATCGACCTCGTGGTGCAGCTCTGGCGCTGGATGATCACGCGCGGCTACGGCGGCGTGCTCCAGTACGACCCACGCGAGCTCGACCGCATTCGCGCGCTCTCGCAGCACCACAGCGTGGTGTTCCTGCCGACGCACAAGTCGAACCTCGATCACGGCTCACTGCAGGTGCTGCTGCACGAGAACGGCATGCCGCAAAACCACACCGCCGGCGGCATCAACATGAACTTCTTTCCGCTCGGCCCGCTCGTGCGCCGCGCCGGCGTGTTCTTCATTCGCCGCACGTTCAAGGACGACGAGGTCTACAAGGCGGTGCTGCGCCACTACGTCGACTACCTCGTCGAGAAGCGCTTCCCGCTCGAGTGGTACATCGAGGGCGGGCGCTCGCGAAGCGGGAAGCTCTTGCCGCCCCGCTTCGGAATGCTCGCGTACGTCGTCGACGCGTATCGGCGGGGGCGCTGCGAGGACGTGCACCTCGTGCCGGTCTCGATTTGTTACGACCAGATCTCGGACGTGAGCGACTACGCCGCCGAGCAGCGCGGCGCGGCGAAGGAGCGCGAGAGCTTCGCGTGGTTCGTGCGCATCGTGCGCCGGCTGAACAAGCGCTACGGCCGCATCCACGTGCGCTTCGGCGAAGACGTCTCGCTCGCGAAGACGCTCGGCGCGCCGAACCCGAACGCGGCGCCCGATCCGAACGAGCAGAGCCTCGCGCTGCAGAAGCTCGCGTTCGAGGTGTGCGTGCGCATCAACCGCGCGACGCCGATCACGCCGATCTCGCTGGTGTGCCTCAGCTTGTTGGGGCGAGGCGACCGCGCGCTGACCGCCGAGGAGCTGCGCGAGTCGCTGCGCAACCTGGTCGACTACGTGCACGCGCGCGCGCTCCCGGTGAGCGAGGAGATCGCGCTCGACGCGGCGGGGCTCTTGCCCGTGCTCGAGCACCTCGTGCAGAACGGGCTGCTGCATCGCTACGACGAAGGCCCCGAGGTCGTCTACGGCATCGCGCCCGAGCAGCACCTCGCGGCGGCCTACTACCGCAACACGGTGATCCACTACTTCGTGACGGGCGCGATCGCGGAGCTGGCGTTGTTGCGGGCGGCGGAGCCCGGCGTCGGGGATCGCCGCGCCGAGTTCTGGAACGCCGCGCTCGCGCTGCGCGACCTGCTCAAGTTCGAGTTCTTTTTCCCCGACCGCGAGCACTTCGTCGCCGAGCTGCGCGCCGAGCTCGGCATGCACGCCCTGCAGTGGGAGCGCGCGCTCGAAGAGGGTGCCGACGCGATCACGGGCGTGCTGCCGCGCCTTCGCCCCTTTCACGCGCACCGCATCTTGCGCCCGTTCCTCGAGGCGTATCGCGTGGTGGCCGATGCGCTGGAGCGAGCGCCCGGCGCGAAGATCGAAGAGAGCGCGTTCCTGCGGAGCTGCCTCGCGCTCGGCAAGCAGTACGCGCTGCAGGGTCGCGTTGCGCGGCAGGAGAGCGTGTCGATCGCGCTGTTCGCGACGGCGCTGAAGCTCGCGCGCCACCGCGGCCTCGTGGACGGCACGGACGAAGCGCTGCACGAGCAGCGCCGCGCGTTCGCCGCGGAGCTGCGCGAAGACATCCGCCGCGTGGACGCGATCGAGGCGCTCGTGAGAGCACGGGTCGCGGGGATTCTCGAGTAG
- a CDS encoding amidohydrolase, with protein MFRTLAFCSALALMTSPAVAQDLAGRVAAVEARVIELRRDFHANPELGFQEKRTAGIVAKRLRKLGLEVREGVGQTGVVGVLRGAMPGRTVALRADMDALPVTEETGLPFASKVRATYNGQEVGVMHACGHDAHTAILLGVAEVLAGMQSELAGTVVFLFQPAEEGGAPGQPGGAQAMLADGALANPEPEAVFGLHVGPWNVAGEINLVPGPAMAASDRFRIVVKGRQTHGAMPAAGIDPIPIAARIVLAIEALPAREIDVMTPSVVTVGAIHGGVRNNIIPETTEMIGTIRSFDEAARDALHAKIARVATKTAEASGATAEVEIERGYPVTFNHEARSAWARGVLEGALGAAKIHAGKPVTGAEDFSFFANEVGGVFLFLGTRDPKLAPEQAAPNHSPRFLVDESALATGVRALAELAVAFNAQAPE; from the coding sequence ATGTTTCGCACGCTCGCGTTCTGCTCCGCGCTCGCCCTAATGACTTCCCCCGCGGTCGCCCAGGACCTCGCCGGGCGCGTCGCCGCGGTCGAGGCGCGCGTGATCGAGCTGCGCCGCGACTTTCACGCGAACCCGGAGCTCGGCTTCCAGGAGAAGCGCACGGCGGGCATCGTCGCGAAGCGGCTGAGGAAGCTCGGCCTCGAAGTGCGCGAGGGCGTGGGCCAGACCGGCGTGGTGGGCGTCCTGCGCGGCGCAATGCCGGGGCGCACCGTTGCGCTGCGGGCGGACATGGACGCGCTGCCCGTAACGGAGGAGACGGGACTGCCCTTCGCGTCGAAGGTGCGCGCCACCTACAACGGCCAGGAAGTGGGCGTGATGCACGCGTGCGGCCACGACGCGCACACCGCGATCTTGTTGGGTGTGGCCGAGGTGCTCGCGGGCATGCAGAGCGAGCTCGCGGGAACGGTCGTGTTCCTGTTCCAGCCCGCGGAGGAAGGCGGCGCGCCCGGCCAGCCCGGCGGCGCGCAGGCGATGCTCGCGGACGGCGCGCTCGCGAACCCGGAGCCCGAGGCCGTGTTCGGCCTCCACGTCGGCCCGTGGAACGTGGCGGGCGAGATCAACCTCGTGCCCGGCCCGGCGATGGCGGCGTCGGACCGCTTCCGCATCGTGGTGAAGGGGCGGCAGACGCACGGCGCGATGCCGGCCGCGGGCATCGATCCGATCCCGATCGCCGCGCGCATCGTGCTCGCGATCGAGGCGCTGCCCGCGCGCGAAATCGACGTGATGACGCCGAGCGTCGTCACCGTGGGCGCGATCCACGGCGGCGTCCGTAACAACATCATCCCCGAGACCACGGAGATGATCGGCACGATTCGCAGCTTCGACGAAGCCGCGCGCGATGCGCTGCACGCGAAGATCGCGCGGGTGGCGACGAAGACCGCCGAGGCGAGCGGCGCCACCGCCGAAGTGGAGATCGAACGCGGCTACCCCGTCACGTTCAACCACGAGGCGCGCAGCGCGTGGGCGCGCGGCGTGCTCGAGGGCGCGCTCGGCGCCGCGAAGATTCACGCTGGAAAGCCCGTGACCGGCGCGGAGGACTTCTCGTTCTTCGCGAACGAAGTCGGCGGCGTGTTCCTGTTCCTCGGCACGCGCGATCCCAAGCTCGCGCCCGAACAGGCGGCGCCGAATCACTCACCTCGCTTCCTCGTGGACGAAAGCGCGCTCGCAACGGGCGTGCGCGCGCTCGCGGAGCTCGCGGTCGCGTTCAACGCGCAGGCGCCCGAATGA
- a CDS encoding VOC family protein — protein sequence MALDFVSVVHVNVNCSALARSLAFYRDALGLMPLSHTNPVPQDGAGFGLAGRVQWDAWIIHDDRGQAAQGIDLLEWKQPPPVGRPALANELGLSRLVLGARSASALHARLGDAHALAAPALLGGARFGFVARDPDGALLEIADDATGAATPRFAGVAINVASLARAVPWYERLLGLRASAPATCRAEGVAFGLAGEVRWREATFAATPTFAIRIVEWQQPLPARGAARSANALGLYRMALLVDDAARACAQLDSLGLAHSGSVWLDMGPDIPIEGLHAGFFPDPDGACLEWIERPRVRAGA from the coding sequence ATGGCGCTCGACTTCGTCTCCGTCGTGCACGTGAACGTGAACTGCTCCGCCCTCGCGCGCTCGCTCGCTTTCTATCGCGACGCGCTCGGCCTCATGCCGCTCTCGCACACGAACCCGGTGCCGCAGGACGGCGCGGGCTTCGGGCTCGCGGGCCGCGTGCAGTGGGATGCATGGATCATCCACGACGACCGCGGCCAGGCGGCGCAAGGCATCGACCTGCTCGAGTGGAAGCAGCCGCCGCCCGTGGGCCGGCCCGCGCTCGCGAACGAGCTCGGCCTCTCGCGCCTCGTGTTGGGCGCGCGCAGCGCGAGCGCGCTGCACGCGCGGCTCGGCGACGCGCACGCGCTCGCGGCGCCCGCGCTCCTCGGCGGCGCGCGCTTCGGCTTCGTCGCGCGCGACCCCGACGGCGCGCTGCTCGAGATCGCCGACGACGCGACCGGCGCGGCGACGCCGCGCTTCGCGGGCGTCGCGATCAACGTCGCCAGCCTCGCGCGCGCCGTGCCGTGGTACGAGCGCCTGCTCGGCCTGCGCGCGAGCGCGCCCGCGACCTGCCGCGCGGAGGGCGTCGCGTTCGGCCTCGCGGGCGAAGTCCGCTGGCGCGAGGCGACGTTCGCCGCGACGCCGACGTTCGCGATTCGCATCGTGGAGTGGCAGCAGCCGCTGCCCGCGCGCGGCGCCGCGCGCAGCGCGAACGCGCTCGGCCTCTATCGCATGGCGTTGCTCGTCGACGACGCTGCGCGCGCATGCGCGCAGCTCGATTCGTTGGGGCTCGCGCACTCGGGCTCGGTCTGGCTCGACATGGGTCCCGACATCCCGATCGAGGGCCTTCACGCCGGCTTCTTCCCCGACCCCGACGGCGCGTGCCTCGAGTGGATCGAGCGCCCGCGCGTGCGAGCCGGCGCGTGA
- a CDS encoding class IV adenylate cyclase codes for MRANLELKAHCADLDAARERAREVATEWLGVDEQVDTYFATRAGRLKLRESSRSGAQLLPYLRADEPGAKRSDYQVIAVEDGPGLVRQLAAMLGIHRVVRKRREIALYENVRIHLDRVEGLGSFIELEAVWDGAESGLAEQQRKLAFLREKLGVRDADLIAGSYETLLGRREP; via the coding sequence ATGCGAGCGAACCTCGAGCTGAAGGCGCACTGCGCGGACCTCGATGCCGCGCGCGAGCGCGCGCGCGAGGTGGCGACCGAGTGGCTCGGCGTCGACGAGCAAGTCGACACGTACTTCGCGACGCGCGCAGGCCGGCTCAAGCTGCGCGAGTCGAGCCGCTCCGGCGCGCAGCTGCTCCCGTACCTGCGCGCAGACGAGCCCGGCGCGAAGCGCAGCGATTATCAGGTGATCGCGGTCGAGGACGGACCCGGTCTCGTGCGCCAGCTCGCCGCGATGCTGGGCATCCACCGCGTGGTGCGGAAGCGCCGCGAGATCGCGCTCTACGAGAACGTGCGCATCCACCTCGACCGCGTCGAAGGCCTCGGCTCGTTCATCGAGCTCGAGGCGGTGTGGGATGGCGCGGAGAGCGGGCTCGCGGAGCAGCAGCGCAAGCTCGCCTTCCTGCGCGAGAAGCTCGGCGTGCGCGACGCAGACCTGATCGCGGGCAGCTACGAGACGTTGTTAGGGCGGCGCGAACCCTGA